Proteins encoded by one window of Burkholderia plantarii:
- a CDS encoding carbon-nitrogen hydrolase family protein encodes MTDRSDRLTPLTVAALQTVSSPDPTRNLDEAGRLVAEAAALGAKLVLLPEYFCFMGQRDTDKLALAEPYQDGPIQRFLADCARRHGVWLIGGTLPLAAPEPSRVLNTSLVFDPEGRECARYDKIHLFSFEKDGESFDEARTIRPGGTDASAVRSFEAPFGRVGLSVCYDLRFPELYRRLGDCALIVVPSAFTYTTGRAHWETLLRARAIENQCYVLAAAQGGRHENGRRTWGHSMLVDPWGEIVAVRDEGPGVVSGTVDPARIAEVRQSLPAWRHRVLD; translated from the coding sequence ATGACCGACCGATCCGATCGCCTCACCCCGTTGACGGTCGCCGCCCTGCAGACGGTCAGCTCGCCCGATCCCACCCGCAACCTGGACGAGGCGGGCCGGCTGGTCGCCGAGGCGGCCGCGCTCGGCGCGAAGCTCGTGCTGCTGCCTGAATACTTCTGCTTCATGGGCCAGCGCGACACCGACAAGCTCGCGCTCGCCGAGCCCTATCAGGACGGCCCGATCCAGCGCTTCCTCGCCGATTGCGCGCGCCGCCACGGCGTCTGGCTGATCGGCGGCACGCTGCCGCTGGCCGCGCCGGAGCCGTCGCGCGTGCTGAACACCTCGCTGGTGTTCGATCCCGAGGGGCGTGAATGCGCGCGCTACGACAAGATCCATCTGTTCAGCTTCGAGAAGGACGGCGAATCGTTCGACGAGGCCCGCACGATCCGCCCCGGCGGCACCGACGCCTCGGCGGTACGCAGCTTCGAGGCGCCGTTCGGCCGGGTCGGCCTGTCGGTCTGCTACGATCTGCGCTTTCCGGAGCTGTATCGCCGCCTCGGCGACTGCGCGCTGATCGTCGTGCCGTCCGCGTTCACGTACACCACCGGCCGCGCGCACTGGGAAACGCTGCTGCGCGCCCGCGCGATCGAAAACCAGTGCTACGTGCTCGCCGCCGCCCAGGGCGGGCGCCATGAGAACGGCCGGCGCACCTGGGGACACAGCATGCTGGTGGACCCGTGGGGCGAGATCGTCGCCGTGCGCGACGAAGGCCCCGGCGTGGTGTCGGGCACGGTCGATCCGGCGCGCATCGCCGAGGTCCGCCAGAGCCTGCCCGCCTGGCGCCACCGCGTGCTCGACTGA
- the aroG gene encoding 3-deoxy-7-phosphoheptulonate synthase AroG gives MPPHNTDDVRIRELKELTPPNHLIREFPCSEAVAELIYSTRRSLHRILHGMDDRLVVVIGPCSIHDTNAAVDYAKQLVELRRRFQNDLEIVMRVYFEKPRTTVGWKGLINDPHLDNSFKINEGLRTARELLLQINELGLPAGTEFLDMISPQYIADLVSWGAIGARTTESQVHRELASGLSCPVGFKNGTDGNVKIAVDAIKAASQPHHFLSVTKGGHSAIVSTAGNEDCHVILRGGKAPNYDAESVNVACADIGKAGLAARLMIDASHANSSKKHENQIPVCADIGRQLAAGDERIVGVMVESHLVAGRQDLTPGCPLTYGQSITDACISLDDSVKVLEGLADAVKARRVARGSGN, from the coding sequence ATGCCACCGCACAACACCGACGATGTCCGGATTCGCGAATTGAAAGAACTGACGCCGCCCAATCACCTGATCCGCGAGTTCCCGTGCTCGGAAGCCGTGGCGGAACTGATCTACAGCACGCGCCGCTCGCTGCACCGGATCCTGCACGGCATGGACGACCGCCTGGTGGTGGTGATCGGCCCGTGCTCGATCCACGACACGAACGCCGCGGTCGATTACGCGAAGCAACTCGTCGAACTGCGCCGGCGCTTCCAGAACGATCTCGAGATCGTGATGCGCGTCTACTTCGAGAAGCCGCGCACCACGGTCGGCTGGAAGGGGCTCATCAACGATCCGCACCTCGACAACAGCTTCAAGATCAACGAAGGGCTGCGCACCGCGCGCGAACTGCTGCTGCAGATCAACGAGCTGGGCCTGCCTGCCGGCACCGAGTTCCTCGACATGATCAGCCCGCAGTACATCGCCGACCTCGTGTCGTGGGGCGCGATCGGCGCGCGCACCACCGAGTCGCAGGTCCACCGCGAACTCGCCTCGGGCCTGTCGTGCCCGGTCGGCTTCAAGAACGGCACCGACGGCAACGTGAAGATCGCCGTGGACGCGATCAAGGCCGCCTCGCAGCCGCACCATTTCCTGTCGGTGACCAAGGGCGGCCACTCGGCGATCGTCTCGACGGCCGGCAACGAGGACTGCCACGTGATCCTGCGCGGCGGCAAGGCGCCGAACTACGACGCCGAGAGCGTCAACGTGGCCTGCGCCGACATCGGCAAGGCCGGCCTCGCCGCGCGCCTGATGATCGACGCGAGCCACGCCAACAGCTCGAAGAAGCACGAGAACCAGATCCCGGTCTGCGCCGACATCGGCCGCCAGCTCGCGGCCGGCGACGAACGGATCGTCGGCGTGATGGTGGAATCGCACCTGGTGGCCGGCCGCCAGGACCTGACGCCGGGCTGCCCGCTGACCTACGGTCAGAGCATCACCGACGCCTGCATCAGCCTGGACGACAGCGTCAAGGTGCTCGAAGGGCTGGCCGACGCCGTCAAGGCACGCCGCGTCGCGCGCGGCAGCGGCAACTAA
- the hmpA gene encoding NO-inducible flavohemoprotein — translation MTTLTAEQMDRVKATAPVLAAQGPKITQHFYQRMFHHHPELRNLFNQSHQKAGGGQPEALARAVWAYAANIDNLGALGGTVSRIAHKHVSLSVRPEHYPIVGENLLAAIVEVLGEAVDAPTLDAWRAAYAQLVQILTGVEARLYAQAPWTGYRPFRVARKVRESDEITSFYLEPTDGGAAPDFEPGQYISVKRYIGELGVDQPRQYSLSDLPNGKWLRISVKREAGRGAAVPAGRMSTLLHDGVEEGAIVEVSAPMGDFTLAREADTPVVLISGGVGITPMVSMASALAAAGSRRPLHFVHACRSGRVHAFRDWLNALVASRPDTTRHVLYEIVGPDDEAGVDHDREGRLTPAELRAAVLPDADYYLCGPVGFMTAQRDALLALGVAPARVHTEIFGSGAVE, via the coding sequence ATGACGACGCTCACCGCCGAGCAGATGGACCGTGTCAAGGCAACCGCCCCGGTGCTTGCTGCCCAGGGACCGAAGATCACGCAGCATTTCTACCAGCGGATGTTCCACCACCATCCCGAACTGCGGAACCTGTTCAACCAGTCGCACCAGAAGGCGGGTGGCGGCCAGCCCGAGGCGCTGGCTCGGGCGGTGTGGGCCTATGCGGCGAACATCGACAATCTCGGCGCGCTCGGCGGCACCGTCTCGCGCATCGCGCACAAGCACGTGAGCCTGTCGGTGCGTCCCGAGCATTACCCGATCGTCGGCGAAAACCTGCTGGCCGCGATCGTCGAGGTGCTCGGCGAGGCGGTGGATGCGCCGACGCTCGACGCGTGGCGGGCCGCGTACGCGCAGCTCGTGCAGATCCTGACCGGCGTCGAGGCGCGGCTCTACGCTCAGGCGCCGTGGACCGGCTATCGGCCGTTCCGGGTCGCGCGCAAGGTGCGCGAAAGCGACGAGATCACCTCGTTCTACCTGGAGCCGACCGACGGCGGTGCCGCGCCGGACTTCGAGCCGGGCCAGTACATCTCGGTCAAGCGCTACATCGGCGAGCTCGGCGTCGACCAGCCACGCCAGTACAGCCTGTCGGACCTGCCGAACGGCAAGTGGCTGCGGATTTCGGTGAAGCGCGAGGCGGGGCGCGGCGCCGCGGTACCGGCCGGGAGGATGTCGACGCTGCTGCACGACGGCGTCGAGGAAGGGGCGATCGTCGAGGTGTCGGCGCCGATGGGGGATTTCACGCTCGCTCGCGAGGCCGACACGCCGGTCGTGCTGATTTCGGGCGGGGTCGGCATCACGCCGATGGTGTCGATGGCCTCGGCGCTGGCCGCGGCCGGCAGCCGGCGGCCGCTCCATTTCGTCCACGCCTGCCGCTCGGGCCGCGTCCATGCGTTCCGCGACTGGCTCAACGCGCTGGTGGCGAGCCGCCCGGACACGACGCGCCACGTGCTGTACGAGATCGTCGGCCCGGACGATGAAGCCGGCGTCGATCACGACCGCGAAGGGCGGCTCACGCCGGCCGAACTGCGCGCGGCCGTGCTGCCCGATGCCGACTATTACCTCTGCGGGCCGGTCGGCTTCATGACCGCGCAGCGCGACGCGCTGCTCGCGCTCGGCGTCGCGCCGGCGCGCGTGCATACCGAGATCTTCGGTTCGGGCGCGGTGGAATGA
- the tldD gene encoding metalloprotease TldD, with amino-acid sequence MNIIEPGIRNLALAKDILLTPYGLDETLLTRTLADIFTHRVDYADLYFQATRSEAWSLEEGIVKSGSFSIDQGVGVRAVAGERTAFAYSDDLSPEAIRQAASATKAIAAAGGGRRKIQVASSLTGVSGRDLYLPSDPLASLDATAKVKLLERIEQMARGRDPRITQVMAGLAGEYDVVLVARSDGALAADIRPLVRVSVTVIAEQNGRREIGSGGGGGRFDYGYFSDEVLSRYVDDAVHAALVNLDARPAPAGAMTVVLGSGWPGVLLHEAIGHGLEGDFNRKGSSAFAGRIGERVAAKGVTVVDDGTLPNRRGSLNIDDEGNPTQCTTLIEDGILKGYIQDTLNARLMKMPVTGNARRESYAALPMPRMTNTYMLNGDKDPQEIIASVKHGLYAVNFGGGQVDITNGKFVFSASEAYMIENGKVTYPVKGATLIGSGPESLKYVSMIGNDMKLDSGVGVCGKEGQSVPVGVGQPTLRIDSMTVGGTA; translated from the coding sequence ATGAACATCATCGAACCCGGCATCCGCAATCTCGCCCTCGCGAAGGACATCCTGCTCACGCCGTATGGCCTCGACGAAACGCTGCTCACGCGCACGCTCGCCGACATCTTCACGCATCGCGTCGACTACGCGGACCTGTACTTCCAGGCGACCCGCAGCGAAGCGTGGAGCCTCGAGGAAGGGATCGTGAAGTCGGGCAGCTTCAGCATCGACCAGGGCGTCGGCGTGCGAGCCGTGGCCGGCGAGCGCACCGCGTTCGCCTACTCGGACGACCTCTCGCCCGAGGCGATCCGCCAGGCCGCCAGCGCCACCAAGGCGATCGCGGCCGCGGGCGGCGGGCGCCGCAAGATCCAGGTCGCCTCGTCGCTGACCGGCGTGTCGGGGCGCGACCTGTACCTGCCGTCCGACCCGCTCGCCTCGCTCGACGCCACCGCCAAGGTCAAGCTGCTCGAACGCATCGAGCAGATGGCGCGCGGCCGCGACCCGCGCATCACGCAGGTGATGGCGGGCCTGGCCGGCGAATACGACGTGGTGCTGGTGGCGCGCAGCGACGGCGCGCTGGCCGCCGACATCCGCCCGCTGGTGCGCGTCTCGGTGACGGTGATCGCCGAGCAGAACGGGCGCCGCGAGATCGGCTCGGGCGGCGGCGGCGGCCGCTTCGACTACGGCTACTTCAGCGACGAGGTGCTGTCGCGCTACGTGGACGACGCGGTCCACGCCGCGCTCGTCAACCTCGACGCGCGCCCGGCGCCGGCCGGCGCGATGACGGTGGTGCTCGGCTCGGGCTGGCCCGGCGTGCTGCTGCACGAGGCGATCGGCCATGGCCTGGAGGGCGACTTCAACCGCAAGGGCTCGTCGGCGTTCGCCGGGCGCATCGGCGAGCGCGTCGCCGCCAAGGGCGTGACGGTGGTGGACGACGGCACGCTGCCGAACCGCCGCGGCTCGCTCAACATCGACGACGAAGGCAACCCGACCCAATGCACGACGCTGATCGAGGACGGGATCCTGAAGGGCTACATCCAGGACACGCTGAACGCGCGCCTGATGAAGATGCCGGTGACCGGCAACGCGCGCCGCGAATCGTACGCGGCGCTGCCGATGCCGCGCATGACCAACACCTACATGCTGAACGGCGACAAGGATCCGCAGGAAATCATCGCGTCGGTCAAGCACGGCCTGTACGCCGTGAACTTCGGCGGCGGCCAGGTGGACATCACCAACGGCAAGTTCGTGTTCTCGGCCTCCGAGGCCTACATGATCGAGAACGGCAAGGTGACCTACCCGGTGAAGGGCGCCACGCTAATCGGCAGCGGCCCCGAATCGCTGAAGTACGTCAGCATGATCGGCAACGACATGAAGCTCGATTCGGGCGTCGGCGTGTGCGGCAAGGAAGGCCAGAGCGTGCCGGTGGGCGTCGGCCAGCCGACGCTGCGGATCGATTCGATGACGGTCGGCGGCACCGCCTGA
- a CDS encoding cob(I)yrinic acid a,c-diamide adenosyltransferase, producing MGNRLSKIATRTGDDGTTGLGDGSRVGKDDARIAAIGDVDELNSQLGVLLAEPLPEELRGALSAIQHDLFDLGGELCIPGHVAMTDAHLARLDDWLAHYNAQLPPLKEFILPGGSRAAALAHVCRTVCRRAERSIVTLGAAGQVAPTPRRYVNRLSDLLFVCARVLNRADGGSDVLWERGRPD from the coding sequence ATGGGCAACCGCCTCAGCAAGATCGCGACCCGCACCGGCGACGACGGCACGACCGGCCTCGGCGACGGCAGCCGGGTCGGCAAGGACGACGCGCGAATCGCGGCGATCGGCGACGTCGACGAACTGAACTCGCAGCTCGGCGTGCTGCTGGCCGAGCCGCTGCCCGAGGAACTGCGCGGCGCGCTGTCGGCGATCCAGCACGACCTGTTCGACCTCGGCGGCGAACTCTGCATCCCGGGCCACGTGGCGATGACCGACGCGCACCTGGCGCGGCTCGACGACTGGCTGGCCCACTACAACGCCCAGCTGCCGCCGCTCAAGGAGTTCATCCTGCCCGGCGGCTCGCGCGCGGCGGCGCTCGCGCACGTCTGCCGCACCGTGTGCCGGCGCGCCGAGCGCTCGATCGTGACGCTCGGCGCGGCCGGACAGGTGGCGCCGACGCCGCGCCGCTACGTCAACCGGCTCTCGGACCTGCTGTTCGTGTGCGCGCGCGTCCTGAACCGCGCGGACGGCGGCAGCGACGTGCTTTGGGAGCGCGGCCGGCCCGACTGA